A genomic region of Paenibacillus sp. PL2-23 contains the following coding sequences:
- a CDS encoding ABC transporter ATP-binding protein: MLDSLKAPFRYERPGVLGGEGGGAQAAHDGGQGKKPKAKAKDTIGTLRRLWSYLIAYKGKLFGVMAMIVCSSSLSLLGPYLAGTAVDHYLTQPGSGFITFLMGMAAVYALHALTTWLQNVWMIRVSQNTVLRLRGDLFEHLHKLPIPFFAKRQHGELMSRVTNDIENVSSSLNSSFIQVASSALLLVGIVGVMLSLSPLLTLLTFLVIPFMLLGMKWITSRTSVLFRAQQKNLGALNGFVEETLSGQRIVKTFSREEAVIAQFGRLNGRIHLSGFWAQAISGFIPKLMNGLNNLSFALIAGVGAILIISDSSSVTVGVIVIFAEFARQFTRPLNDLANQWNTLLSAVAGAERVFAILDEKTEASDEQAAREITTLEGHVAFKSVTFGYGEGDPVLREISFESRPGETTAFVGPTGAGKTTLIGLLCRFYEPASGVIAIDGRDIRGLKRDSLRAHMAFVLQDPFLFEGTIRDNIRYGRLHATDQEVEEAAKLANAHSFITRLRGGYDHRLKLDGGGISQGQKQLLAIARAILADPAILVLDEATSSIDTVTEIKIQEALQRLMKGRTCFVIAHRLNTIRQADQIVVLQNGRVAERGSHEALAANDGFYAKLVNGQVELQSS, translated from the coding sequence ATGCTTGACAGCTTGAAAGCGCCCTTCCGTTATGAGCGGCCGGGCGTTCTCGGAGGAGAAGGAGGGGGCGCCCAAGCCGCGCATGACGGCGGCCAAGGGAAGAAGCCCAAGGCCAAAGCCAAGGATACGATAGGCACACTTAGACGGCTGTGGTCTTATTTGATTGCGTACAAGGGGAAGCTGTTTGGCGTTATGGCGATGATTGTATGCAGCTCCTCGTTGTCTCTTCTTGGACCGTACCTCGCTGGGACGGCGGTGGATCATTATTTGACGCAGCCTGGTTCCGGCTTTATAACGTTTCTAATGGGGATGGCTGCTGTCTACGCGCTCCACGCCTTGACGACCTGGCTGCAGAACGTGTGGATGATTCGGGTGTCCCAGAACACTGTTCTCAGGCTTCGGGGGGATTTGTTCGAGCATTTGCATAAGCTCCCAATCCCATTCTTCGCGAAACGCCAGCATGGCGAGCTGATGAGCCGGGTAACCAATGATATTGAGAATGTGAGCTCCTCCTTGAACAGCTCCTTTATCCAAGTGGCCTCAAGCGCGCTTCTGCTGGTTGGAATTGTGGGGGTCATGCTGTCGCTTAGTCCGCTGCTCACTCTGCTTACGTTTCTCGTGATTCCGTTTATGCTGCTTGGGATGAAATGGATCACATCCCGCACGAGCGTATTGTTCAGGGCTCAGCAAAAAAACCTGGGAGCCTTAAACGGCTTTGTAGAGGAAACCTTATCCGGTCAGCGCATTGTCAAAACCTTCTCCCGCGAGGAGGCGGTCATCGCGCAATTCGGGAGGCTGAACGGGCGTATACATCTGTCCGGCTTCTGGGCTCAGGCCATCTCCGGGTTTATTCCGAAGCTGATGAACGGGTTGAACAACTTAAGCTTTGCGCTGATCGCCGGTGTTGGCGCGATTCTCATTATTTCGGACAGCTCCAGCGTTACGGTAGGGGTCATTGTCATCTTCGCGGAATTCGCGCGCCAATTTACTCGTCCGCTTAATGACTTGGCCAACCAGTGGAATACCTTGCTGTCAGCGGTTGCGGGAGCGGAGCGGGTATTCGCCATTCTTGATGAGAAAACGGAGGCTTCGGATGAGCAGGCAGCGCGAGAAATAACAACGCTGGAGGGCCATGTGGCGTTCAAATCCGTGACATTTGGTTATGGTGAGGGTGACCCGGTCCTTCGTGAGATCAGCTTTGAGTCCAGGCCAGGTGAAACAACGGCGTTCGTAGGGCCCACAGGAGCGGGCAAAACGACGCTGATCGGCTTGCTCTGCAGATTCTATGAGCCAGCCTCGGGCGTCATTGCTATTGACGGCCGTGATATCCGTGGCCTGAAGCGGGACAGCCTGCGCGCTCATATGGCGTTTGTGCTGCAGGATCCATTCCTGTTCGAGGGCACCATCCGCGACAATATTCGGTATGGGCGCTTGCATGCAACCGATCAAGAGGTGGAGGAGGCGGCCAAGCTGGCGAATGCGCACTCCTTCATTACGAGGCTGCGTGGCGGTTATGACCACAGGCTCAAGCTTGACGGAGGGGGCATAAGCCAGGGCCAGAAGCAGCTGCTGGCAATCGCCAGAGCCATTCTGGCCGATCCAGCCATTCTTGTCCTCGACGAGGCGACGAGCAGCATTGATACGGTAACGGAGATTAAAATCCAAGAAGCGCTGCAGCGGCTGATGAAGGGGAGAACGTGCTTCGTCATCGCCCATCGACTCAATACGATCAGGCAGGCCGATCAGATTGTTGTGCTGCAGAATGGAAGAGTTGCAGAGCGCGGCTCCCATGAAGCGCTCGCAGCCAATGATGGATTTTACGCTAAGCTTGTTAATGGGCAAGTCGAGCTTCAGTCCTCATAA